Proteins co-encoded in one Ralstonia sp. RRA genomic window:
- a CDS encoding alkaline phosphatase, which produces MHNHKLTKYAAAAAVALAMAACGSDGTSTAGTAEPDAGKPTTPSTGPTKNVVFFLGDGMGLTTMTAARIYKVGEDGELTMDTLPETGFVRTFSNNAQVTDSAPSMSAYMTGVKMNNEVISMSPDTSAYDAGGKDYLSGADSTCPSGNGKPVTTLLELMKAAGYGTGVVTTTRITHATPAATYAHICHRDGENTIAAQLTPGGAGYNAALGDGVDVIFGGGRKHFLSSKNDGGVRTDGRDLTKDLQKAGYSYASTRAQFDALSASSKKVVGLFTSSHMSYDLDRNPADEPSLGEMTNKAIDVLAAKKKGFFLMVEGGRIDHALHETTARKALQDTVAFDSAIRGAIDKLNTIDPGLKNTLIVVTADHDHTLVLNGYAKRTGPSSDANPGVLGLLKNYVTGANAVDSTGAPFTIIGFGTGESRKPNRGALTDADVYAPTYHQEAVIPVAPGGETHGGTDVFIGARGLGAERFTGTMDNTEVFGLIKQAVGL; this is translated from the coding sequence ATGCACAACCATAAACTCACGAAGTACGCCGCCGCCGCGGCAGTTGCACTGGCCATGGCTGCGTGCGGCAGCGACGGCACATCCACGGCCGGCACGGCCGAGCCCGATGCCGGCAAGCCGACCACCCCGTCCACCGGACCGACCAAGAACGTCGTGTTCTTCCTGGGCGACGGCATGGGTCTGACCACCATGACCGCCGCGCGCATCTACAAGGTGGGCGAAGACGGCGAGCTGACCATGGACACGCTGCCGGAAACCGGCTTCGTGCGTACCTTCTCGAACAACGCACAGGTGACCGACTCGGCGCCGTCGATGTCGGCCTACATGACCGGCGTGAAGATGAACAACGAGGTCATCTCCATGTCGCCGGACACCAGCGCCTATGACGCGGGCGGCAAGGACTACCTGTCGGGCGCCGACAGCACCTGCCCGAGCGGCAACGGCAAGCCCGTCACCACGCTGCTCGAACTGATGAAGGCCGCAGGCTACGGCACGGGCGTGGTCACCACCACGCGCATCACGCACGCCACGCCGGCCGCCACGTACGCGCACATCTGCCACCGCGACGGTGAGAACACCATCGCCGCACAACTCACGCCGGGCGGCGCAGGCTACAACGCTGCGCTGGGCGACGGCGTGGACGTGATCTTCGGCGGCGGCCGCAAGCACTTCCTGTCGAGCAAGAACGACGGCGGTGTGCGCACCGACGGCCGCGACCTCACGAAGGATCTGCAGAAGGCCGGCTACAGCTATGCCAGCACCCGTGCGCAGTTCGATGCACTGTCGGCCAGCAGCAAGAAGGTCGTCGGCCTGTTCACCAGCAGCCACATGTCGTACGACCTGGACCGCAACCCGGCTGATGAGCCGAGCCTGGGCGAGATGACCAACAAGGCCATCGACGTGCTCGCCGCCAAGAAGAAGGGCTTCTTCCTGATGGTGGAAGGCGGCCGCATCGACCACGCGCTGCACGAAACCACCGCCCGCAAGGCACTGCAGGACACGGTGGCGTTCGACTCGGCCATTCGCGGCGCGATCGACAAGCTCAACACGATCGACCCGGGCCTGAAGAACACGCTGATCGTCGTGACGGCTGACCACGACCACACGCTGGTGCTCAACGGCTACGCCAAGCGCACGGGCCCGAGCAGCGACGCCAACCCTGGCGTGCTCGGCCTGCTGAAGAACTACGTGACGGGCGCCAACGCTGTCGACTCCACCGGCGCGCCGTTCACCATCATCGGCTTTGGTACCGGCGAGAGCCGCAAGCCCAACCGCGGCGCGCTGACGGATGCTGACGTCTACGCCCCGACGTACCACCAGGAAGCTGTCATCCCGGTCGCACCAGGCGGCGAGACGCACGGCGGCACCGATGTCTTCATCGGCGCACGCGGCCTGGGCGCCGAGCGCTTTACCGGCACGATGGACAACACCGAGGTCTTCGGCCTCATCAAGCAGGCCGTGGGTCTGTAA
- a CDS encoding AAA family ATPase, producing MLTGQFVSHVTLRRDTITTFDAYPFSLPAVRALDTLELHPKVTFLVGENGSGKSTLMEAMAVALGFNAEGGSRNFRFSTHASHSELHAHLRIARGFRKPRTEFFLRAESFFNVATNIQQMDDEPGLGGRVIDSYGGKSLHAQSHGESFLALLMNRFGPNGLYLLDEPEAALSPQRQLAVLTRLHDLVKAESQFVIATHSPILMAYPDAWIYQCDGDGIRRIAYEETEHFQVTRDFLANPQRMLNMLLDH from the coding sequence ATGCTTACCGGCCAGTTCGTCAGCCACGTCACGCTGCGGCGCGACACCATCACCACCTTCGATGCGTATCCGTTCAGCCTGCCCGCCGTGCGCGCGCTCGATACGCTGGAGCTGCACCCCAAGGTCACTTTCCTGGTTGGCGAGAACGGCTCCGGCAAATCAACGCTCATGGAAGCGATGGCCGTGGCGCTGGGCTTCAACGCTGAAGGCGGCTCGCGCAACTTCCGCTTCAGCACGCATGCGTCGCACTCCGAACTGCACGCCCATTTGCGCATCGCTCGAGGCTTCCGGAAGCCGCGCACCGAGTTCTTCCTGCGCGCCGAGAGCTTCTTCAACGTGGCCACCAACATCCAGCAGATGGATGACGAGCCCGGCCTCGGCGGACGCGTGATCGATTCGTACGGCGGCAAGTCACTGCACGCGCAATCGCATGGCGAGTCGTTCCTCGCGCTGCTGATGAACCGCTTCGGTCCCAACGGCCTGTACCTGCTCGACGAACCCGAGGCCGCGCTTTCGCCGCAGCGGCAACTGGCGGTGCTCACGCGTCTGCACGACCTGGTGAAAGCAGAGAGCCAGTTCGTCATCGCCACGCACTCGCCGATCTTGATGGCGTATCCCGATGCGTGGATCTATCAGTGCGATGGTGACGGCATCCGGCGCATCGCCTATGAGGAGACCGAGCACTTTCAGGTGACGCGGGATTTTCTGGCGAATCCGCAGCGGATGTTGAACATGCTGTTGGATCACTGA